From Bacteroides uniformis:
TCTCTGCCCCCTTCCGCCGTCTGCAGAACAAAACCCAGGTATTCCCTCTTCCCGGTAGTGTATTCGTCCACAACCGATTGACACACAGCTTGGAAGTATCATGCGTAGGCCGCTCATTAGGCAACGATGTATCGAAAGTTCTCATTGCCCGCCACCCGGAACTGCAAGGCAGCTACCTCACCGAAATAGGCTCCATCGTTTCGGCCGCCTGCCTGGCACACGACTTGGGAAATCCTCCTTTCGGACATTCGGGAGAACGAGCTATTTCCACCTTTTTTTCTGAAGGAAAAGGAATGTCCCTGAAGGGCCAACTGACACCTTCCCAATGGGAGGACCTTACCCACTTTGAAGGGAATGCAAATGCGTTCCGCCTGCTTACCCACCAGTTTGAGGGAAGGCGACAGGGAGGATTTGTACTCACCTACTCCACCTTGGCAAGCATCGTGAAATATCCCTTTTCATCGAGTCTTGCAGGCAAAAAGTCAAAATTCGGTTTCTTCATCACAGAGGAAGAAAGTTTTCGCCGCATAGCAGAAGAGTTGGGTATGGAGAAGCAGAACGATGCCCCGTTGAAATATGCCCGCCACCCGCTGGTCTATCTGGTGGAAGCCGCCGATGACATCTGCTACCAGATGATGGATATTGAGGATGCTCACAAACTGAAAATTCTGACTACACAAGAAACCAAAGAGTTGCTTCTTTCTTATTTCTCGAAAGAGCGCCAAGCACACCGGCTCAAAACGATGGAGATAGTAAGTGACACCAATGAACAAATAGCCTATCTGCGTTCCAGCGTTATCGGACTGCTTATCGGCGAATGCGTGCAAGCCTTTGTAGACAATGAAGAAAAGATTCTGAAAGGAGAATTTGAAGGAAGCCTCATCAACCATATATCCGAGGTACCAGCCAATGCCTACAAGCACTGTGCAGACATCTCCCTGAAGAGGATTTACCGTTCACGCGATGTACTGGACATTGAACTTGCCGGTTTCCGCATCATCAGTACCCTGCTCGAACTGATGATTGACGCCGTGCGTTCTCCGGAAAAGGCATATTCGCAACTGCTCATCAATCGCGTATCGGGCCAGTACAACATAAAAGCGCCTGCACTCTACGAAAGAATACAGGCGGTATTGGATTACATCTCCGGAATGACGGATGTATTTGCACTCGATTTATATAGGAAAATAAACGGGAATAGCTTGCCAGCGGTATAACAGACGACAAACATTCCTCCGGATAGTCCTATGATACAACCTTATTTGCTCCCGACGTAAGCTTGCACGCCTCCGGTTCGCTCGCTATGAACGACTCGATGTGGCGAATGCGCTTTTCTGCCAAAATCTCGTCCACGGCAATTAGGATACCCGTTTCCTCCACATCTCCGAAACCGTAATTGATGGCTGTACCGAACATACGCATGGTAGGGCTGAGACTCATATAGGCATTCACCAGCGGGGGAATATTATACCCCGCCTTACGGATTTCACAATTCAAAATCTTATAGTCTTCCTTAAAAGAGTCTTTACAGAAGAGAGCCGCCAATTCATTCTCGTCCGATTCCAGAAGCAACGGCTTCATCGGAGTAATCAGGTTGTCCTTATCCGCAAAGTGTTTCCGAAGAAAATAAAGAATCTTATCACGACTCTGACGATGATAGCTGGGATACATAGTCACCTTTCCGAAGAAATACTTCACATTGGGCATGACTACGGTCAGTGCGCCCAAACCATCCCACAGATTATCCAACGCAAACAGACCTTTACTGTCTGCACGCGTAGACTGATACTCCAACGTAACGAACGAACGTCCTAACTCGATGGTCGTAGGAAGATAGTCCTTCAAAAACTTATCCGAAAAGTTAAACATATGGGCAGTTGCCAGAATAGGGGCACCATGTTCATCAAAACGCACATCCGTACCTAAGATATAACGGTATCCACCCAAAATTTCTTCTGCTTCCGGATTCCAGACAATCAACTGCTTGTACGGGTTGTCCATGATGTCATATTCATCAATATCCATAGACTTGCCCGTTCCTCCTCCCGCAGCACGGAATGCAATCTCGCGCAAACGGCCGATCTCCTTCATTGTATTCGGAGAGTCTTGGGCAGTAATGATATATATCTGATTATGACTTCTATTGGTCATGCGCAGACGCTTTTCCTCAGTCAACTCCGCTTTCAACAGCTCCTTGCTTATCGGTGCAATAACATCTTCCATATTTTTCTGTTAGTAGTTCTTCTTTAATATAAATACGGTCTCTCTACAATTTATATACAATATCCTTCACATATTGCGCCCATCCGGCCGGGCTTTTCGATTTGTCGAAAGTTTGCCAGGGGATAGGCTTCCCTATGGTGATGGTAAATGTTTTATGGCGATTCTTCAGCATTTCATCTGCCAGGTAAAGCATGGCGATATTGAACTTGATGCCCAACATCTTACAAAAATTGGCAAGATTATAAAAGAAGTTGGAGTTCCGCCCCTCGAAGTGGATGGGAACTACATCACGGTGGGCTTCGACACTCTTCACGATAAAGGTCTTTTTCCAATCCAAGTCACGGATGACCCCATTCTGCCTACGCGAACAAAGCCCTGCGGGAAACATGATGAGCTGATTGTCCGAAGCAAATCCCGCCTCCACCATTCTGGGGAAGTCTTTGGCCTGCTTTCCCGTCTTGTTGATGGGGATGCAAAGCGGCGCCAGTCCGTGCAGGTTCATCAGCAGGTCGTTGACCATATATTTCACCTTGCCACCATAAAAGGAGCCCAGGACATAACCCAGTGCCACTCCATCCTGCCCACCCAGGGGATGGTTGGACACAAAAGTATAAAGCCCTTCTTTAGGCAGATTTTCCTCCCCCTTTACCACAATATTGGCATCAAGGAACTCCAGACAAGCTTTCAGGAAATCTACACCGACTTTATCTTTCGACTCCCGCAAAAAGACATTCAATTCCTCTTGATGAACGATGTGCTTCAAATAAGAAACCACGAACTTGGGGATATACTTAGACTGCTTCGGAGCCTTTTCCCGAAGTATCTTGTCTATGTCAATCAAAAATAAAGAGTCGTCAGCCATTCTTCTTTTGATGAAATGAATGCGCAAAATTAACTCATCTTTTTAATTAATCGCAAAAAAATGACAGAAAACTGCACCCGAAATCTATCAAATAGCACCTAAAAACTGTCAATTGATAGTTTTTCCCCTAAAGTGTGTTTGAAATCCGTCTGCCTGAAAGAGAAAACTTCCGTAAACTTGCAATATCAAGATTAACGAAAAAAAACATAGCACATATGAACAATATAACATTTAAAAAAGACCTGCTCGGAGTTCAAGACGATTTATTGCGTTTTGCATACAAACTTACTTCCGACCGTGAAGAAGCCAACGACCTCTTGCAGGAAACATCCCTGAAAGCTCTGGATAACGAAGAGAAGTATACGCCCGATACTAATTTCAAAGGATGGATATACACCATCATGCGCAATATCTTCATCAACAATTACCGCAAAGTGGTGCGTGACCAGACTTTCGTGGATACCACGGACAATCTCTATCACCTGAACCTGCCGCGCGACGCCGCTTTTGAAAGCACAGAAAGCGCATATGACCTGAAAGAGATGCACCGCATTGTCAACGCCCTTCCACGGGAGTACAAGATTCCCTTCTCCATGCATGTCTCCGGCTTCAAATACCGCGAAATTGCAGAGAAGCTAGGGTTGCCCTTAGGCACGGTAAAGAGCCGCATTTACTTCACCCGCCAAAAACTACAACAAGACTTGAAGGATTTTGTTTAAGAACTCAGCATATAAAACCAGTGATTTCCATAAATTAAGAAGAGTACAGATTTTAGTTGTATCAAAAGAGAGAAAGGCAGGCCGGGACAATCCCGCATCTGCCTTTCATGGTCTCGCCCCTTGTATTTCGTACACAAACTCATTCAAGCCGTTACGCTTTGCGATAATATTATTTACAAAAATCAGGATAGCAATCTCTGGCTACATCCCACTTTTCCACCTATCCGAGGCACTGAAAGCTAACCAAAGCCACCCGAAAACTGCCAATTGTTAGATTTTACCCCAAAGAGAGTTTGATTTCCGTCTATCAAAAAGAGAAATCATCCGTAGCTTTGCATCATCAATAAAACGAACAATAATTTAAAAAACATCCATTATGAATAATAGAACATTTACCCAAGACCTACTCGGAGTTCAAAACGACTTATTACGCTTTGCATATAAATTAACCTCCGACCGCGAAGAGGCCAACGACCTGCTTCAAGAGACATCCCTGAAAGCTCTGGACAATGAAGAGAAGTACACACCTGATACCAACTTTAAAGGATGGATATATACCATCATGCGTAATATTTTCATCAACAATTACCGTAAAGTGGTACGTGACCAGACATTTGTAGATACCACAGACAATCTCTATCATCTGAACACGCCGCACGACCTCACACTCGACAGCACAGAAGGCGCCTACGACCTGAAGGAAATGCACCGCATTGTCAATGCCTTGCCACGTGAGTACAAGATACCTTTCTCCATGCATGTCTCCGGTTTCAAGTACCGTGAAATCGCAGAAAAGCTGAACCTCCCACTTGGAACAGTAAAGAGCCGCATCTTCTTTACCCGCCAGAAACTGCAACAGGAACTGAAAGATTTCAGATAAGAGAATACGGCAACCTAAGAATTGTTTATTAATTGGCCGGATAAAAAAGTAAATATGCTTATCTTTGGGCAATCATGGGACACAAACCAAGATACCTAAAGAAAAACCGAGTAATTAATAAACAACATGAAGAAACAGACAATCATTACAGCCTGCACATTTGCAGCAATGACAATGGCTACTCCTGCCATTTTTGCCGTACAGCCGGCCATGAGTAACCACGTATGCGCCTCCGACGCTATCAAGAAAGACAACCGACCGGTAGAATCAAAACGACTGTTCTGTTCCAAAGCCGTAGAAGAACAAATTCAACGGATACAGCAGCTGCTGAAAAATCAGAAGCTGTCATGGATGTTCACTAACTGCTTTCCCAACACGCTGGACACCACCGTCCATTTCCGCAAGGACAAGAAAGACGGGAAGCCCGACACATTTGTCTACACCGGAGATATCCATGCCATGTGGCTCCGCGACTCAGGTGCGCAGGTGTGGCCCTACGTACAGCTGGCCAATGAAGACAAGGAACTGAAGACGATGCTTGCAGGAGTCATCAACCGCCAATTCAAGCTGATTAATGTAGACCCGTTTGCCAACGCCTTCAACGACGGCCCCATCCCCGACGGACACTGGAAAACCGACCTTACCGACATGAACGACGAGGTGCACGAGCGTAAATGGGAAATCGATTCACTGTGTTATCCGCTACGCCTTGCCTACCATTACTGGAAAACGACCGGTGATACAAGCATCTTCGATGCCGAGTGGATAAAAGCAATCCAAAACATCCTGACCACCTTCCGCGACCAACAGCGCCGTGACGGACGCGGTTCCTACCATTTCCAGCGGGTAACTGAACGCGCACTGGACACGATGACCAACGACGGCTGGGGCAATCCGGTGAAACCGGTCGGACTGATTGCATCTTCTTTCCGCCCTTCCGATGACGCCACCACCTTCCAATTCCTGATACCCTCCAACTTCTTCGCCGTATCTTCGCTGCGTAAGGCAGCCGAGATTCTGACTGAAGTCAATAACCGCCCGGAGCTTGCAAAAGAATGTACCGACCTGGCCGGAGAAGTAGAAACCGCCCTACGAAAATACGCTACCTACAACCATCCCAAATACGGCACCATCTATGCCTTCGAGGTAGACGGTTTCGGCAACCACCTTCTGATGGACGACGCCAATGTACCGAGCCTTATCGCACTGCCCTATCTGGGCGATGTGGACATCAACGATCCTATTTACCAGAACACCCGTCGTTTCGTATGGAGCGAGGATAACCCATACTTCTTCAAAGGTACGGCAGGCGAAGGCATTGGAGGTCCGCACATCGGCTACGACATGATTTGGCCGATGAGCATCATGATGAAAGCCTTCACAAGCCAGAACGATGAAGAGATTAAAACTTGCGTGAAGATGTTGATGGATACAGAAGCCGGAACCGGCTTTATGCACGAGTCTTTCCACAAAGACAATCCCGCCAAGTTCACCCGCGCCTGGTTTGCATGGCAAAACACATTGTTTGGCGAACTCATTCTAAAACTGGTGAACGAGGGCAAGCTAGACTTGCTGAACAGCATACAGTAAAAAAACATTTATCCCCCCTGGATTCTGTGGATGAATGTAATAATCAACCACTCCAGGGGGAATATTATCACTCCTCCCTCCCATCATCTTCCGGTAAGTAGTAACGTTCACAAAATAGACGGGAAGTTAACAAAAAAAGTTTCAGAAGTTAATACTAAAACAAGAAAGAGTTAAGAAAGAGCTTTATCCCAAACTTTGGTTTTTCCAAACCAAGCCTGGGGATAGAGAAACCAAGTCTTGGTTTAGATATCCGCAAAGCTGGGAAAGAAGTTTCCCACCCAAGACACCATTCCACCAACAAGCGACTTTCAAACCAAAGACCGTCATCCTCAACCGAATCTTTTCAAAAGAGACTACACGAATCCCCCACCAGCAAAGCGTTTCAAAAGCAGCTTCATTATCAAATGAATAAGCTATCAACAAGGTGTTGAAAACTTCTTCCTAAGATTTTAGTTAAAAGATTGTGGGGAATTGTGGGGAAATGTGTATTTTTACCGTCGCTTATTATAATAAGGTGAGAAATGATACAATTTTTAGGTAATATCGAGGCTAAGGCGGATGCAAAAGGAAGAGTTTTCATCCCGGCCACCTTCCGGAAACAGCTGCAAGCCGCTTCTGAAGAAAGACTCGTGTTGCGTAAGGACGTGTATCAGGATTGCCTGGTGCTCTACCCGGAAAGTGTATGGTTTGCCACTCAAAACCAACTTCGCTGCCGACTGAATAAATGGAACGCCAAACAACAAATGATTTTCCGCCAGTTCGTAAGTGACGCGGAAGTCATGACCCCTGACGGGAACGGACGCATCCTGCTCCCAAAACGTTACCTGCAAATGGCGGGTATACAAAGTGATGTCCGCTTCATTGGTGTGGACAACACAATAGAAATCTGGGCTAAGGAACGTGCCGACCAACCATTCATGAACCCCGACGAGTTCAGCGAGGCTCTTGAAGAACTGCTGGGAGACGAAAATATTTGTTGTAACGAAAATAAGCTATAAACAACAGATGATGAAAGAAGAAACAACATATCACATCCCCGTATTGCTGATGCCGAGCGTAGATGCAATGAACATCCGTCCGGACGGCACGTATGTAGACGTAACGTTTGGTGGAGGAGGACATTCGCGCGAGATACTGTCCCGCCTGGAAGACGGCGGCCGGCTGCTGAGCTTCGACCAGGACGAGGATGCGGAACGTAACATTGTGAACAACCCGCATTTTACATTCGTACGCAGCAACTTCCGCTACCTGCACAACTTCCTACGCTATCACGGCATCGAAAAAGTGGATGCCATACTTGCCGACCTCGGCGTATCTTCCCATCACTTTGATGACAGCGAACGGGGATTCTCCTTCCGCTTCGACGGGGCACTGGATATGCGTATGAACAAGCGTGCCGGCCTAACCGCTGCCGACATCGTGAATACCTACGAAGAAGAAAAGCTGGCCGATATTTTTTATCTGTACGGCGAGCTGAAGAACAGCCGGAAACTGGCATCTGTCATCGTTAA
This genomic window contains:
- the mraZ gene encoding division/cell wall cluster transcriptional repressor MraZ, producing MIQFLGNIEAKADAKGRVFIPATFRKQLQAASEERLVLRKDVYQDCLVLYPESVWFATQNQLRCRLNKWNAKQQMIFRQFVSDAEVMTPDGNGRILLPKRYLQMAGIQSDVRFIGVDNTIEIWAKERADQPFMNPDEFSEALEELLGDENICCNENKL
- a CDS encoding GNAT family N-acetyltransferase, encoding MEDVIAPISKELLKAELTEEKRLRMTNRSHNQIYIITAQDSPNTMKEIGRLREIAFRAAGGGTGKSMDIDEYDIMDNPYKQLIVWNPEAEEILGGYRYILGTDVRFDEHGAPILATAHMFNFSDKFLKDYLPTTIELGRSFVTLEYQSTRADSKGLFALDNLWDGLGALTVVMPNVKYFFGKVTMYPSYHRQSRDKILYFLRKHFADKDNLITPMKPLLLESDENELAALFCKDSFKEDYKILNCEIRKAGYNIPPLVNAYMSLSPTMRMFGTAINYGFGDVEETGILIAVDEILAEKRIRHIESFIASEPEACKLTSGANKVVS
- a CDS encoding RNA polymerase sigma factor — its product is MNNRTFTQDLLGVQNDLLRFAYKLTSDREEANDLLQETSLKALDNEEKYTPDTNFKGWIYTIMRNIFINNYRKVVRDQTFVDTTDNLYHLNTPHDLTLDSTEGAYDLKEMHRIVNALPREYKIPFSMHVSGFKYREIAEKLNLPLGTVKSRIFFTRQKLQQELKDFR
- a CDS encoding RNA polymerase sigma factor; its protein translation is MNNITFKKDLLGVQDDLLRFAYKLTSDREEANDLLQETSLKALDNEEKYTPDTNFKGWIYTIMRNIFINNYRKVVRDQTFVDTTDNLYHLNLPRDAAFESTESAYDLKEMHRIVNALPREYKIPFSMHVSGFKYREIAEKLGLPLGTVKSRIYFTRQKLQQDLKDFV
- a CDS encoding deoxyguanosinetriphosphate triphosphohydrolase, translating into MMNWNTLISAKRFGLEEFHQERHENRSEFQRDYDRLIFSAPFRRLQNKTQVFPLPGSVFVHNRLTHSLEVSCVGRSLGNDVSKVLIARHPELQGSYLTEIGSIVSAACLAHDLGNPPFGHSGERAISTFFSEGKGMSLKGQLTPSQWEDLTHFEGNANAFRLLTHQFEGRRQGGFVLTYSTLASIVKYPFSSSLAGKKSKFGFFITEEESFRRIAEELGMEKQNDAPLKYARHPLVYLVEAADDICYQMMDIEDAHKLKILTTQETKELLLSYFSKERQAHRLKTMEIVSDTNEQIAYLRSSVIGLLIGECVQAFVDNEEKILKGEFEGSLINHISEVPANAYKHCADISLKRIYRSRDVLDIELAGFRIISTLLELMIDAVRSPEKAYSQLLINRVSGQYNIKAPALYERIQAVLDYISGMTDVFALDLYRKINGNSLPAV
- the rsmH gene encoding 16S rRNA (cytosine(1402)-N(4))-methyltransferase RsmH; the protein is MKEETTYHIPVLLMPSVDAMNIRPDGTYVDVTFGGGGHSREILSRLEDGGRLLSFDQDEDAERNIVNNPHFTFVRSNFRYLHNFLRYHGIEKVDAILADLGVSSHHFDDSERGFSFRFDGALDMRMNKRAGLTAADIVNTYEEEKLADIFYLYGELKNSRKLASVIVKARATQRIATIGEFLEIVKPLFGREREKKELAKVFQALRIEVNQEMEALKEMLYAATEALKPGGRLVVITYHSLEDRMVKNIMKTGNVEGKAEKDFFGNVLTPFRLVNNKVIVPDEEEIERNPRSRSAKLRIAERVMND
- a CDS encoding glycoside hydrolase family 125 protein, producing the protein MTMATPAIFAVQPAMSNHVCASDAIKKDNRPVESKRLFCSKAVEEQIQRIQQLLKNQKLSWMFTNCFPNTLDTTVHFRKDKKDGKPDTFVYTGDIHAMWLRDSGAQVWPYVQLANEDKELKTMLAGVINRQFKLINVDPFANAFNDGPIPDGHWKTDLTDMNDEVHERKWEIDSLCYPLRLAYHYWKTTGDTSIFDAEWIKAIQNILTTFRDQQRRDGRGSYHFQRVTERALDTMTNDGWGNPVKPVGLIASSFRPSDDATTFQFLIPSNFFAVSSLRKAAEILTEVNNRPELAKECTDLAGEVETALRKYATYNHPKYGTIYAFEVDGFGNHLLMDDANVPSLIALPYLGDVDINDPIYQNTRRFVWSEDNPYFFKGTAGEGIGGPHIGYDMIWPMSIMMKAFTSQNDEEIKTCVKMLMDTEAGTGFMHESFHKDNPAKFTRAWFAWQNTLFGELILKLVNEGKLDLLNSIQ
- a CDS encoding 1-acyl-sn-glycerol-3-phosphate acyltransferase, producing MADDSLFLIDIDKILREKAPKQSKYIPKFVVSYLKHIVHQEELNVFLRESKDKVGVDFLKACLEFLDANIVVKGEENLPKEGLYTFVSNHPLGGQDGVALGYVLGSFYGGKVKYMVNDLLMNLHGLAPLCIPINKTGKQAKDFPRMVEAGFASDNQLIMFPAGLCSRRQNGVIRDLDWKKTFIVKSVEAHRDVVPIHFEGRNSNFFYNLANFCKMLGIKFNIAMLYLADEMLKNRHKTFTITIGKPIPWQTFDKSKSPAGWAQYVKDIVYKL